The following proteins are encoded in a genomic region of Catharus ustulatus isolate bCatUst1 chromosome 4, bCatUst1.pri.v2, whole genome shotgun sequence:
- the SNRPF gene encoding small nuclear ribonucleoprotein F — MSLPLNPKPFLNGLTGKPVMVKLKWGMEYKGYLVSVDGYMNMQLANTEEYIDGALSGHLGEVLIRCNNVLYIRGVEEEEEDGEMRE; from the exons ATG AGCCTGCCCCTCAACCCCAAGCCGTTCCTGAACGGGCTGACGGGGAAGCCGGTGATGGTGAAGCTCAAGTGGGGGATGGAGTACAAGGGCTACCTCGTCTCCGTGGACGGCTACATGAACATGCAG ctTGCAAACACAGAGGAGTACATAGACGGTGCGTTGTCTGGACACCTGGGTGAAGTTTTGATAAG GTGCAATAATGTTTTGTACATCAGAGGtgtggaagaagaggaagaagatggaGAAATGAGAGAATAG